The window TCTACATGCTATCAGTATTATTAACGCTGCAACggaaagtttttattaaaatatgaaaccaTAACAGCTGACTTAGGTGTACACACAAACGTTCAATACAATCCTTCTATATTTGCatatgaatttgtttttttaaaagtaaacaGAGCGAAAGTATAAACGTCCAATGATACGAAAATAATCCTTTAATCGAGTGCATTCTTCAATATATTCGGCtggaattttatatttcttaactGCATGACTCCTCGCAAACAACGCGTCGGAGGGACACTCTTTGCTTTTGCATACGCATTCTTATATTATTATCATTGTATCTATATAATGGCCCACATGCATTGATTATTACTTTCAGCGCTTGCAATGTAGCGGAACAACAGAAGCAATGCGTTTTCGCCGATGGATTCGAGAAGACAATTACAACTATTAATCGACAGTTACCAGGACCTAAGATCCAGGTACGTGTTGATAGTAAAATATGTTGTAGTAGACAGacgattttttctaattatgtTTTGCTACTCCTAAACTTAAAACACTGCCTTCCTTTTCATTACTTGTAACTATGCGACATTATTTTGCAATCGACAAAACGTTATTCTATCAGCATAATAAGACTGCGAGTAGTTTGGAGAATTCGTTTTCGAGTGACTAGATTTTTCATTCCATTTTTCATACATATTTATAATGAGACTTagcatcccccgtctcggcttcgcccgaaatattagcgtaaCTGATTCATGATCTGTAATTTGCAAactaaactcgagagccctcggccacttattcccgccgcggtgctgtttcgCGAGCGAGAAGCGCGCTCGgccattatttaaaaatcagtatttaaaaaaaataaaaacgttagaaccttcctctcgccaagacgaacaaagtgatgtaacacaattgtgcgtacagttcatatttactgagaaaccgtatttcaaagtatgcaacttcaattttacataatagtatagatttaggaattcatttaattcgataaatttttataatcgttttacaggTGTGCCTGGGCGATTATGTTATAGTCGATGTGAAGAACGCTGTTATGGGCCAAGAAGTCACAATACACTGGCATGGAATCTTTCAAAATGGTTTTCAATTTTACGATGGCGTTCCTTATGTCACGCAATGTCCTATTCCATCATCTTCAACGTTCAGGTGAAAATTATGACATACTGTATTTCATATATGATAGACTTGCTGTTCTTTACAACGACtttaagggaaaaggcccagttctggcaaacgttctgggacacaggatacatatattttttaagaaagattttatgaatttcgTAGGTACCAGTTTAAAGTGGAAAACTCCGGTACGCATTTCTACCACTCTCACATATCCACGCATATGTTAGACGGACAAAACGGACCTCTCATCGTTAAAGATCCTCCGTCTGAGAACCCTTCTCGTGATTTGTACGACGAGGATGAGCACGTGATCTTTTTAAACGACTGGATGCATGAATTTTCTGTCGAACGTTTTCCTGGTCGTATAAAAAACAATCTGGGGCAAGTTGCCGACAATTACCTGATAAACGGCAGAGGAAATTGGACGGTaagatacaatttttttgtaaaatgaaTCCTTCTgttcatagcatagcatagcatagcagagcatagcatagcatagcatagcatagcatagcatagcatagcattggataacatagcatagcatagcatagcgtagcgtagcacAGCGTAgtgtagcatagcatagcgtagcgtagcacAGCGTAgtgtagcatagcatagcatagcatagcgtagcatagcctagcatagcatagcctagcatagcataccatagcatagcatagcatagcatagcttccaggtggattcccggctttacacATGGAAGtctacaaatatatatttcttcaaatttcttgATGTAATCTGTAAAAATACTCGAGGAGTTATCTTATAAGGGTGTAATTACCGACAGGATCCAGACAATCCCAACGACACTACAAATGGAAATTTGACCGAATTCGTAGTTACCCAAAATAAGCGATACAGATTTCGCATAATCAATTCGTTTAGTACAGTGTGTATAGCAGAACTTTCAATTCAGAACCACAATATGACGCTAATAGCGCAAGACGGTGCGAACGTGAAGCCCGAACACGTGGACATCCTAATTACGTCTTCAGGTCAGATCAACTCCTGAGACTTTAATTTGAAGAGTCGTACACATTTTATGTTATAAGTATATTTAaacattgtactatgcaataGCATTGCAGAATAGTAGCCGTTGCATAAAATATTACTGATTGAATTGTACTGTACTTTTGTGAGAATTTAATATGTATATGCACACAGGTGAACGAGTGGATGTGATAATACATGCAAATCAACCTGTTGATAATTATTACATTGTCGTGCGTGGTCTCAGCGAATGTGCGGAAAAACGTGTACAACAATTAGCTATCCTGAGATATGTGGGTGCTCCGTCTACTCCATCGAGGCCTCTCCCATCTTATGATGACGCGCCGACTGGTATTGTGAGTGAAcaccttaagggggaatccttttctttgaactaaaaacatagcaaaatttgaggTTTTTTTGgtaagaaaccagcgtttccATTCATCTGAaacttggaccatgttttgatgcatctttgaggaaactgcaggtttttttttattaatttttaaccacaaatatagtagttatgcataatcgaccatcacgccgcgcaaaattcatcGTCCTTTGgagtgcatgatatttacctacCAGGCAatgtgaaacagaaaaatgatacggcgttttattttatacatatgtagcttcaaattgatgaaccagcaaaaaacaaaaaaattttttttatttacctggaaggtaaatatcatgcacaccagcggacgacgagttttgcgcggcgtgatggtcgattatgcgtaactactatatttatggttaaaaattaataaaaaaaaacctgcagtttcctcaaagatgcatcaaaacatggtccaagtttcagatgaatcgaaacgctaagttcttaaaaaaaaattcctaaatttttgtatgtttttagcccataaaataggattccgcccttaatgaatttaatttctaACGATGAGTTGATCACATCGGGCAAGAAAAGAAAAGTTGACTTTCTATGTAATTTCTATTTCATTGGTCAGGATTTTGTAGGAAGAATCTGAGAATGTTTAATAAAAGATTTACCATATGAACTTTGTAAACCCCATAGGTATATAATCCACTGAATGGAACGACCTGCAATTCAAACGACACCAGCAAAGCAGTTTGCGTGAATCAATTGAAAAGCGTAGATGAGGACCGACGTCCATCTAATGTCATGCCTGACCTGATTCAAATTTTGGACTTTTGGTTTTTCAGTTTCTCCGATGATGGAAACAAATTACTTTTTGAAACGGATTCGTATCGCAGCTTTTTCAGTACGTACATCAACGTCTTGTGGAAGTATAAAACTGTGGCCGAATTAAAGCAGCAAAAATTAGAAGAATGTATTAACGTTTGATTCTCATATGTGATTGTATTGAAGGGTGCCATTTATTTCAGATACACCTGGTGCGACTCAGATCGTATCTATGCTCAACAATTATACATTCGAGACTCCATCTTCGCCTCTACTCACGGACGCAAGAAGTTACGAGACTATATGCAAGACGAATCACCCTAGTCAATGCGTAGAGCCTTGCGCATGCACTCAAGTTTATGACCTTCCACTAGATACCGATATAGAATTGCTGATATACGATCgaggtaaaatttttattttttataccttTCTTGCAGCTTTGCATTCtcattctccttcttcttctccttcttctcctccttcttcttctttttttttcttcttcttcttctttaaaaTTGTAAGCACATAACGAAAAAATTTGGATGATAAACAGTTTGACTTTCACtatattagaaattttttaggaAGTCTTACCCGAGTGTTCTTcgctataaataattttacatcaTTGGGTTTCTACGTGCTAATTATCACACTCGCATCACGGGCGTCCGgaagggggtgcaaaaggggcgtTTGCCCCCctgacttttgagaaaaaaatcgcttatttttcaaaactgatctttattaagtttatactaaagaagggaggatttttaattttcggtttttaaatttttaattaacttggcactacaaaatgggttaaaagaatcaagaggggtatatttttcattaccatcatcccaaaattGCCCTCCCCTGGAAAAAAGTTTGCGGACGCACCTTGCCTTTTATATAAGCTTGCTATTTTCTCGGAATCCCAAATGATTCATGAAAAATTATGTTTCAGTGCCGGTGCAAGGTTTGAACCATCCATTCCACTTGCACGGTTACGAGTTTCAAGTGTTGGAGATTGGGCAGCATCCCGATGGTACACCCCTTTCACCGGCGGATATAACGGAGATAGGGGCGGCCCATATCAAACGTCTTCAGCAGGGTCTTTACCGTGACGCACCTGGTAAAGACACTGTTAAAATTCCAACCGGCGGGTACGTGATTATACGTTTCGTGGCTAATAATCCAGGTAAaatgtttcattatttttcttaataataattttgaaaagcATAGCTTCGTTTACTGAGACTATTGAAAGTATagccagggccgttcctggcggggggtGCAGAAGTTgccaagaataataatcgaaactctttcgcacgataactgtttaaaattatgtatatatacatataaaagtaaacactgcatatcaaattcttaactaaaaaatattaaattaatgagGGCGGCaaaattgtttttgcacctgggcgccaaaacccaggaacggccctgagcGTAGCAATAAATTCTATACTTATCTTACGCGCGAAACTTATTGCTACTGTTAGAGAAGGATTTATCCGTTGTTCTGCGAAGTATATAAAACGCTTTTATTTGCTAAACTGTGCGATTTTTGTTGCAGGATGGTGGTTAATACATTGCCACTTTTCCTGGCACCATCTCACTGGAATGGAAATGGTCATTCATGTAGGAGAGAAAGAAGATCTTCCACCATTACCACCTGATTTTCCTACATGTTCTAATTGGGTGCCACCAATCCAGGCTCTGAATGATTTTTACAGCTTCAGATATCCGGTACCTCATTAAGGggtggtctagagccccaaaaaataggtgatctttaggaattaattaaaggaaaactactaaatataagttagtgggactttttgcattgctttaaggatgtcttagattatagaaatatattttttgttttataattaatcattacatacggcactggggagtcctAATGAAGAGGCAAGATTTCATATACGAAACTTGCCTTTTGAAAACGTGAGCGTTCCATTTAAAGTATTGTTATTTCTCCAAAAGACCATTTTTAAAATCGGCCTTGTCAGAAACAGCATTTgttaatacatatattttaagacaCTAATTTGCTTTATGCTTTCAGGCAACATCTGCATAATTAGGAGCGGGTACCAGTAATCACTGCAGCGAATGACGCGTTTGGAACTTGCTTCTACAACTCTATTATACGACTAATAGCTTTCGATACAAATATCAAGTATTATACCCAAAGATGtgacataaataataaaaaaaaattacgagtaaaataatgttaataccttcataaaaaaaaatctgaaagaacGTCAGTTTTTAGGCCCCTCTAGACGTATGTCTCCCTTCAAACTGAATGACAAATCACACATGCACAAGTGTCAGGATAATTACGAACGGCAATGGGCGTATGTTaagcgataccctcgaatttgGATATTCTTAGCGAGGAAAAGCTTTCAACAGAAAAGTTTTCCCCGGTGTTATCAAAAATGAATCGATAAACCCGGAAATGCAAGCCGATAAGAGCGCGCAATTAAACACACGACCAGCAGTTTTCCATAAATTAGAGGCCACCGATTCTACAAAAACGGAGCGGTCGTAAGGGAAACACATAGATCCTCGGATCGCACCCGATGTTGACGATCGTCCTGCGAGAAATGGTGTACCCGCGTTCCTACACTACCAAAAGTGCTTTCTCAAACGTCACGAAGTTTTACGCCTCGTTCGTAATCCTTTTAATCCATGCGCAACAGTCGCACTGCTGTAAGTAcacgtaataaaaaatataatacaaaaagGTTTTATAATGGCTGAATTGAAAAAGGAAATGAAAATGTAGGTTTTAAAATCAGCCTATCTCTCCAGTTAAGATATGTTCTATTTTAGAAGTTTCATGATCGTAGTTAATTCATTGTACCTATCTTGTCTATCTGTGCTAAAAATATGCAGGGGTGTCATTTAGGAGAATTCGAAAGCTTTTGATATATTTCTACTCAATCTATCAGATCATCAGAATTTTGTCAAATCCTTTCCCATTGTTAAATGAAATAGTTTCATTTAGATCTCACAAAGAGGTATttccctctggaggagtcggggtgcctgttgaagatttccccaagttaaaaaaatttataatttttaaaaaagaaattataatttttaaaaaagaaattataatttttaaaacaaaaatttataatttttttttattttttttttaacgtggagatatcatcaaaaggcatcccgacgcttccagaaggaaattccccgcgggcggcagggtagttgtgggatttttacgcactaaaaccccacggccactatgaaatttttaataatttatatgtaaatatctttagTATTAAGGCTTATTAGCTAAAACGTTcgggcacctatttacttattttcgacacagatccactGTGCCAAGGCTcctcaaaatcgatgtctatcacatggtgtccttcccttgtcagttgctttttagaaataaaattaaatcctCAACTTCTGAAGAGAATTCATTGAAATCTACAATTAAAAACTACATCGCGCATTATACACGATGCGTCAATATATGACCGGGATCCTGACTCTATAAACAAGAAGGAGCTTGAATTCTAAATGCTACATTAATCGAGAATGTTGAATCAGTTGAATCATAGCtagatatttggaaaaaattcaattgtttttattttatctcagcaaactcccaatttttattcgatctcaatttctttaattttacaaGAAATTGAGACTTTCTGTGAATtctatttttttccaaagcaagtcgttttcttactttttcactttttaatgcAGTATTTCGTTTTCATTTAGGGTTCGATTATGATTACTCTGAAACGCAGATAAGCTTGTCGACGCCTGAAGAATGCGCACGGACTTGCGTCGATGGTGAACCGCCGAAGTATTGTTATTATAAGTTCCACCTGGAATTCTACGGAACAGTGGGACCGTATGTATCATTGCCGTATTTGGTGAAACATCTTAAGCGACAGAAGCTTTAATAAAGCCACtccctattaattaatataacttTGGTGCAGAGGATTCAATTTCCACAATACTACTTGCACTCTTCTTTAACTCTGCATCACatgtacagtggcgtgcaaaagtattcggtcatcctttaaaatagaataacttgtttaaaattgatccaaactaatccttccagcttctcaaaagaCTCAAGTCattttggaccaattttaaacaagttattctgttttaaagggtggccgaatacttttgtacGCCACTGTAGGTACAAAATATTTGCAATGGTTAAGTAAGACTTTGTGCAAAGTGATTACATAACACCATTATTATTGGTGAGATTTATAGTTTGCAATTATAATAGCTAAACAGTTTAGCCTTGACACCCCAGTTTAGAATAATTAAAGTCGAAAAAAGGAGCTATTACGTCCATGTAGTTAGTATTAAAATTAACAGCGAGCTAGATTCACGGAGAAACGCAATAATAATAACTCCGTTGATTCTACCTTGTCGATAGTATTATCAGTATTATTAACGCTGCAACAGAaagtttttattgaaatatgaaTCCATAAATAGCTCACCCAGGTATACCCGCAAACATTCAATACACTCCTTCTGTATTTGCATATGAATTTGTTTTTTGAAAGTGAAAACACAATGTCCAATGGTAggaaatttttcgaatttcataaTTGCTAACTGTGACCCATCGCAAACAACTTAcgttaatataataattgtaTGTATATAATGGGTCACATGGACTGTTTACTTTCAGCGCTTGCAATGTAAAGGCACAACAGAGTCAATGCGTTTTCGGCGATGGATTCGAAAAGACAGTTACAATCATTAATCGGCAATTACCAGGACCTCTGATCCAGGTACGTgtgataataaaatatttaaggggatgttccggtctaaaaatcgatttttttttatttcacttttcgaaTGTGCAACCTTTTAGTaacacgtgtttaaaaggatttgttgaaattcgtaaaattcccgaagttatttaaactttaaacgcgtttttctcgaaacagagttctcaaaacggtgggacctgtatcttcaaaagttattatccgattcgactgaaacttttcttactttgaagaatatagttctggctaggagggaaaccaggaaaatacaaaaacttgaaaattta is drawn from Andrena cerasifolii isolate SP2316 chromosome 8, iyAndCera1_principal, whole genome shotgun sequence and contains these coding sequences:
- the LOC143372470 gene encoding uncharacterized protein LOC143372470 — encoded protein: MSQRSPLVKSAFSNATKFCALFVILLIHAQQSRCSSGDELNETEISFSTPEECARTCVDDEPPKYCHYKFHLEFYTTVGPACNVAEQQKQCVFADGFEKTITTINRQLPGPKIQVCLGDYVIVDVKNAVMGQEVTIHWHGIFQNGFQFYDGVPYVTQCPIPSSSTFRYQFKVENSGTHFYHSHISTHMLDGQNGPLIVKDPPSENPSRDLYDEDEHVIFLNDWMHEFSVERFPGRIKNNLGQVADNYLINGRGNWTDPDNPNDTTNGNLTEFVVTQNKRYRFRIINSFSTVCIAELSIQNHNMTLIAQDGANVKPEHVDILITSSGERVDVIIHANQPVDNYYIVVRGLSECAEKRVQQLAILRYVGAPSTPSRPLPSYDDAPTGIVYNPLNGTTCNSNDTSKAVCVNQLKSVDEDRRPSNVMPDLIQILDFWFFSFSDDGNKLLFETDSYRSFFNTPGATQIVSMLNNYTFETPSSPLLTDARSYETICKTNHPSQCVEPCACTQVYDLPLDTDIELLIYDRVPVQGLNHPFHLHGYEFQVLEIGQHPDGTPLSPADITEIGAAHIKRLQQGLYRDAPGKDTVKIPTGGYVIIRFVANNPGWWLIHCHFSWHHLTGMEMVIHVGEKEDLPPLPPDFPTCSNWVPPIQALNDFYSFRYPVPH